Proteins encoded by one window of Emticicia oligotrophica DSM 17448:
- a CDS encoding LLM class flavin-dependent oxidoreductase encodes MEIGIDSFAAVLKNNQGETITPVQSINELLERMVKADEVGLDVFGIGEHHRKEFLDSAPTMILAAAAARTKRIKLTSAVTVLSAIDPVRAFQNFATLDLISQGRAEMVVGRGSFIDAFPLFGLDLEDYDELFTENLDLLLKIRENEVLNWKGKFRPALYNQAIYPRPLQQKLPIWIGVGGTPQSFVRAGMLGLPLMVAVIGGETHRFRPLIDLYRKAGLKAGFAPEELQVGLHSLGYVAESTEQAIEEFYPGYAEMFTNIGKERGWPPVQRSHFDSQTGELGAFLIGNPQEVAEKILRHSEALGGITRVTFQMDNAGLTHEKLMNAIELIGTQVAPIVNQNS; translated from the coding sequence ATGGAAATAGGAATAGATAGCTTTGCAGCAGTTTTAAAAAATAATCAAGGTGAGACTATAACCCCCGTTCAGTCAATTAATGAATTGCTTGAGCGAATGGTTAAAGCTGACGAAGTTGGATTAGATGTATTTGGAATTGGCGAACATCATCGAAAAGAATTTCTCGATTCTGCACCAACGATGATTTTAGCTGCCGCTGCTGCTCGAACTAAGCGAATAAAGTTGACAAGTGCCGTGACGGTTTTAAGTGCAATTGACCCTGTCAGGGCTTTCCAAAACTTTGCAACACTCGACTTAATATCTCAAGGTAGAGCTGAAATGGTTGTAGGGCGTGGTTCTTTCATTGATGCATTCCCTTTGTTTGGTCTAGACCTAGAAGATTATGATGAATTGTTCACTGAAAATTTAGATTTATTACTTAAAATTCGTGAAAATGAAGTATTGAATTGGAAAGGAAAGTTTCGTCCTGCTTTATATAATCAGGCAATATACCCACGACCTTTACAGCAAAAACTGCCAATTTGGATTGGTGTAGGAGGTACTCCACAGTCATTCGTACGTGCGGGTATGTTGGGCTTACCATTGATGGTAGCTGTAATTGGCGGAGAAACCCATCGTTTTAGACCATTGATTGATTTATATCGAAAAGCAGGTTTAAAGGCTGGATTCGCTCCAGAAGAATTGCAAGTGGGCCTACATTCCTTAGGCTATGTTGCAGAATCTACTGAACAAGCTATCGAAGAATTTTATCCGGGGTATGCAGAAATGTTTACCAATATTGGAAAGGAAAGAGGTTGGCCACCAGTACAGCGTTCGCATTTTGATTCTCAGACTGGAGAACTAGGAGCTTTTCTTATAGGAAATCCGCAAGAAGTTGCTGAAAAAATTCTTCGTCATAGTGAAGCTTTAGGAGGAATAACGAGGGTCACTTTCCAAATGGATAATGCTGGTCTAACTCACGAAAAGCTTATGAATGCCATTGAACTCATCGGAACCCAAGTAGCACCAATTGTGAATCAGAATAGTTAA
- a CDS encoding NAD(P)/FAD-dependent oxidoreductase, with amino-acid sequence MKAIIENTENSLIGHSEKSTRDITIIGSGVIGLFSAYYLSKKGYEVTIIERTNGDDSCSMGNAGMIVPSHFIPLAVPGMIEKGIRWMFNAESPFYVKPRLSVDLISWGLKFYQAANKKQVERAMPALRDISLLSKALYQDLSKDAAFNFAFEEKGLMMLCKTEHSFEEEVEVAHQAKELGLETKILSVAELHKLEPEVKPDVAGAILYTGDAHLYPNQLVKNLKSYLINKGVKFLYNTEVTGFEFEKKEINKIKVKQIAGNSTKNLELKTQNLVIATGSWSPNLAEMLNIGLPMQAGKGYSVTYQQNEGQKLNIPSILLEARVAITPMSDNLIRFGGTMEIGGINDEINMNRVRGIIKAVPNFFPNYDIKMPEKEQVWYGLRPCSPDGLPYIGRTNSYKNLIIASGHAMMGLSLAPATGKLVQEIIDNEKNSIDISLYNPERYD; translated from the coding sequence ATGAAAGCAATAATAGAGAATACCGAAAACTCTCTTATAGGTCATTCTGAAAAGTCGACTAGGGATATTACCATCATCGGCAGTGGAGTAATTGGCTTATTTTCAGCTTATTACTTGAGTAAAAAAGGATATGAAGTAACAATCATCGAACGAACAAATGGTGATGATAGCTGTTCGATGGGCAATGCAGGAATGATTGTTCCGAGCCATTTTATTCCTTTGGCTGTACCGGGTATGATTGAAAAAGGTATTCGTTGGATGTTTAACGCTGAAAGTCCCTTTTATGTAAAACCACGCTTGAGTGTAGATTTAATTTCGTGGGGTTTGAAATTTTATCAAGCAGCCAACAAAAAGCAAGTTGAACGTGCAATGCCTGCCCTTCGTGATATTAGTTTGTTGAGCAAAGCACTTTATCAAGACTTATCTAAAGATGCAGCATTTAACTTTGCTTTTGAAGAAAAAGGCTTAATGATGCTTTGTAAAACTGAACACTCTTTTGAGGAGGAGGTCGAAGTAGCACATCAGGCAAAAGAATTAGGTCTTGAAACAAAAATTCTTTCAGTAGCAGAATTACACAAACTCGAACCTGAAGTAAAACCCGATGTTGCAGGAGCAATTCTCTATACTGGCGATGCCCATTTATACCCAAACCAGTTGGTCAAGAATTTGAAATCTTACCTTATAAATAAGGGTGTAAAGTTTCTTTATAATACTGAAGTAACAGGTTTTGAATTTGAAAAAAAGGAGATAAACAAAATAAAAGTTAAGCAAATAGCAGGAAACTCAACTAAGAATTTAGAACTTAAAACTCAGAACTTAGTTATCGCTACTGGTTCTTGGTCGCCTAATTTAGCAGAAATGCTTAATATTGGTTTGCCCATGCAAGCAGGTAAAGGTTATAGTGTAACCTACCAGCAAAATGAGGGTCAAAAACTAAATATTCCTTCAATTCTGTTAGAAGCGAGAGTAGCTATTACGCCAATGTCTGATAACTTGATTCGTTTTGGAGGAACAATGGAAATTGGTGGAATCAATGATGAAATCAATATGAATCGAGTGCGAGGAATCATCAAAGCAGTGCCAAACTTTTTCCCGAATTATGATATCAAAATGCCTGAAAAAGAGCAAGTTTGGTATGGACTTCGTCCATGTTCTCCCGATGGTTTACCCTACATCGGACGAACCAATAGCTATAAAAACTTAATCATTGCCTCTGGACATGCCATGATGGGCCTTAGCCTTGCTCCCGCAACTGGTAAGTTAGTTCAAGAAATCATAGATAATGAAAAAAATAGTATTGATATAAGCCTTTATAATCCTGAAAGATATGATTGA
- a CDS encoding aminotransferase class V-fold PLP-dependent enzyme, which translates to MTLTNQKHLFSLDESITYLNGAAYSPTLRSSVQRGIEGINLKASNTHLIKGSDHFTLPQKVQKLFAQIINEPDYERIAIISSVSYGMAVVAHNVHRLPNLKNKTHIIQIQDEFPNNVYAFDRVCQEHHLVYKTIAKPEVLENRGGLWNQAVLEGINNETAMVVMPHIHWIYGVKFDLKAVSKRCKEVGALLIIDGTQSVGILDFDIQKIQPDALICAGYKWLLGPYSIGAAYFGEFFDEGVPVEESWMHRKDSDNFAQLIRYERAYRPKAQRYNMGEHSQFIQVPMFEDSLTQLLAWGIENMQSYCSEIIEKPLIALQELGCWVEESKNRANHLLGISLPKEINNQSFTDKLAANKIIVSNRGVAIRVSQNIYNSEADLWKLVEVLKNSL; encoded by the coding sequence ATGACCCTAACCAACCAAAAACACTTATTTTCGCTCGATGAAAGTATAACTTACCTCAATGGAGCGGCCTACTCTCCTACCCTCAGAAGTTCTGTTCAACGAGGAATCGAAGGAATTAATCTCAAAGCATCAAATACTCACCTAATAAAAGGCTCAGACCATTTTACGTTACCTCAAAAAGTACAAAAGCTTTTTGCTCAAATTATAAATGAGCCTGATTATGAGCGAATTGCCATCATTTCCTCTGTGTCTTATGGGATGGCAGTAGTTGCCCATAATGTACATCGCTTGCCAAATCTTAAAAATAAAACACACATTATACAGATTCAAGATGAATTCCCGAATAATGTATATGCTTTCGACCGAGTTTGTCAAGAACATCATTTAGTCTATAAAACAATAGCTAAACCAGAAGTTTTAGAGAATCGTGGTGGACTATGGAATCAAGCTGTTTTAGAAGGTATTAACAACGAAACAGCCATGGTGGTTATGCCTCACATTCATTGGATTTATGGTGTAAAATTCGATTTGAAAGCCGTTTCGAAGCGTTGCAAAGAAGTTGGTGCCTTATTGATTATTGATGGTACTCAATCAGTTGGAATATTAGATTTTGACATTCAAAAAATTCAACCTGATGCACTTATTTGTGCTGGGTATAAATGGCTTTTAGGGCCTTATAGTATTGGAGCAGCTTATTTTGGTGAGTTTTTTGATGAAGGAGTTCCAGTTGAGGAGTCGTGGATGCATCGAAAAGATAGTGATAATTTTGCCCAACTTATTCGTTATGAGCGAGCTTACCGCCCCAAAGCTCAACGCTACAATATGGGGGAGCACTCACAATTTATTCAAGTGCCCATGTTTGAAGATTCACTAACACAGCTATTGGCATGGGGAATAGAAAATATGCAATCATATTGCTCAGAAATCATTGAAAAACCTTTAATAGCACTTCAAGAATTAGGTTGTTGGGTTGAAGAAAGTAAAAATAGAGCCAATCATTTATTAGGCATTTCTTTACCAAAAGAGATTAATAATCAATCATTTACAGATAAACTTGCCGCAAATAAAATTATAGTTTCCAATCGTGGCGTTGCGATTAGAGTATCACAAAATATTTATAATTCTGAAGCTGACTTATGGAAATTGGTTGAGGTTTTAAAAAATAGTTTATAA
- the hemH gene encoding ferrochelatase, protein MVGKTGVLIVNLGTPDSPNVPDVRKYLREFLMDGRVIDYPFIPRWMLVNLIIAPFRSPKSAKAYKELWTNEGSPLKVYGEANELQLQDALGDEYVVKLAMRYQSPSIESKLKEFQQMGLNNIIVIPFFPQYASATTGSVYEEVMRIITKWQVIPEIKFVNYFYNHPKFVNAFAEMGKKHLAEHDYDHVIFSYHGIPARQIRKGDCTGNTCKLGTCCDSISALNQHCYRAECFETTRLLVKELGLKEGTYTTCFQSRLGREEWIKPYTEDLVKDLAKKGVKKVLAFSPAFVADCLETTLEVGDEYKELFEENGGEHWQLVESLNDSDAWIELLTDLVKN, encoded by the coding sequence ATGGTTGGAAAAACTGGAGTTTTAATCGTAAATTTAGGCACACCTGATAGCCCAAACGTGCCAGATGTAAGGAAGTATTTACGTGAATTTTTAATGGATGGTCGTGTAATTGATTATCCTTTCATTCCTCGCTGGATGTTGGTTAATTTAATTATTGCACCGTTTCGTTCACCAAAATCGGCAAAAGCTTATAAAGAACTGTGGACAAACGAAGGTTCTCCACTCAAAGTTTATGGAGAGGCAAACGAACTCCAACTGCAAGATGCTTTAGGTGATGAATATGTGGTGAAATTGGCAATGCGTTATCAGAGTCCAAGTATTGAGTCGAAATTGAAAGAATTTCAACAAATGGGCTTGAATAATATCATTGTAATTCCGTTTTTTCCACAATATGCTTCTGCCACGACGGGTTCGGTGTATGAAGAAGTCATGCGAATTATAACTAAATGGCAAGTAATTCCAGAAATAAAATTTGTTAATTATTTCTATAATCACCCAAAATTTGTGAATGCGTTTGCCGAAATGGGTAAAAAACATTTGGCAGAGCATGACTATGACCACGTGATTTTTAGTTATCATGGTATTCCAGCCCGCCAAATTCGAAAGGGAGATTGTACAGGAAATACTTGTAAGCTAGGTACTTGTTGTGATTCTATTTCTGCTTTAAATCAACATTGTTATCGTGCCGAATGCTTCGAAACTACTCGATTATTGGTGAAAGAACTAGGCTTAAAAGAAGGTACTTATACCACTTGTTTCCAATCAAGATTAGGTCGTGAAGAATGGATTAAACCTTACACCGAAGATTTAGTAAAAGATTTAGCTAAAAAAGGAGTGAAAAAGGTTTTAGCTTTCTCTCCTGCATTTGTTGCTGATTGTTTGGAAACAACTTTAGAAGTTGGTGATGAATACAAAGAGCTTTTCGAAGAAAATGGTGGTGAACATTGGCAGCTCGTAGAAAGTTTGAATGATTCAGACGCTTGGATTGAATTATTAACAGATTTAGTGAAGAATTAA
- a CDS encoding reprolysin-like metallopeptidase, with amino-acid sequence MYLITKISICKRSLKVILFFFLFSQQVGYAQNKIWESLALEPTVVGQRFIIPEKYKVFKLNVNALKTSLSKAPLENSASARLAAISLEIPMPDGKIEPFFIVESPIMEEGLAAKFPEIKTYAGYSINNPSISGRFDFTSSGFHGMIFSTEGIFFIDPYSRGNIEHYIAYDKRDYTSKKAFSCSFDPQIHSVNIDTPTNPKQNRILSPNITNTQIGDGVLRNYRLALAATGEYTAFHGGTVALALAAQVTTMNRVNGVFLRDFAVKMNIVANNNLVVYTNAATDPYTNDDGGTMLSENINNLNSVIGSANYDIGHVFSTGGGGVAYLGVPCSSFKGGGVTGSGAPIGDAFDIDYVAHEMGHQFGGNHTQNNNCNRNSTTAFEPGSGYSIMGYAGICSPNVQNNSDAHFHGGSLSEMLTFITGSGNSCATKPAYTNAKPTINSNTASQTIPKSTPFMLSGLATDPDGNASLTYCWDQMDTQVATQPPVGTATGGPSFRGFSPVSSGTRYFPKLSDLVANVSPTWEVLPTVARTLNFRLVVRDNATGGGTNDRVDIVLTVDGTAGPFVVNSPNTTGISYTGFSTQTVTWAVASTDIAPISCTNVDILLSTDGGLTYPTTLASNVPNNGSASVTMPNINTTTARIMVKGTGKAFFDISNNNFSITPCTAPNSPTGVSVSSTNICSGTAITLNATCATGTVSWYSDLAGSDLLGTGTGFSQSPIANKTYYAACVALNCPSSRVATNQVNVTTQPSIPTNVSVSSTSICSGTAVSLNATCTVGTVTWYNSSTAVSALGTGTGFLQSPASNITYYSACENGSCKSTRVATNQVNVTTQPTTPTNVAVNASSICPGTAVTLTANCSVGTVTWYNSATGNTVLGTGTGFSNSPASATTYYSSCENGSCKSTRIATSQVILAPTSSTLTSNFSSGTNAIQTIQTIIATNKIISPAKTTYKAGNSISLNNGFEAQNGSVFLAQIQGCSN; translated from the coding sequence ATGTATTTAATAACAAAAATCAGTATTTGTAAACGTAGTCTAAAAGTCATTTTGTTTTTTTTCCTCTTTAGCCAGCAAGTAGGATATGCACAAAATAAAATCTGGGAATCATTAGCACTCGAACCTACGGTTGTAGGACAAAGATTTATTATCCCCGAAAAATACAAGGTATTTAAATTAAATGTTAATGCATTAAAAACATCTTTGAGTAAGGCTCCTTTAGAAAATTCAGCTTCTGCAAGACTTGCAGCAATTAGTTTGGAAATCCCAATGCCTGATGGTAAAATAGAACCTTTCTTTATAGTAGAATCTCCAATCATGGAAGAAGGGCTTGCTGCCAAATTTCCCGAAATAAAAACTTATGCTGGTTACAGTATTAATAATCCTAGCATTAGCGGCCGTTTTGATTTCACATCCTCAGGCTTTCATGGAATGATTTTTTCTACAGAAGGAATATTTTTTATTGACCCTTATAGCCGTGGTAATATTGAGCATTACATAGCTTATGATAAACGAGATTATACCTCAAAAAAAGCATTTAGCTGTAGCTTCGACCCTCAAATTCATAGTGTTAATATTGATACCCCAACTAATCCTAAACAAAATAGGATTTTATCACCTAATATTACCAATACTCAAATCGGAGACGGTGTTTTACGTAATTATCGCCTTGCACTGGCTGCTACTGGAGAATACACAGCTTTTCATGGCGGCACAGTGGCTCTGGCCTTAGCTGCCCAAGTAACAACAATGAATCGTGTGAATGGCGTTTTCTTGAGAGATTTTGCCGTAAAAATGAATATTGTTGCCAATAATAACTTAGTTGTTTACACAAATGCAGCTACAGACCCCTACACAAATGATGATGGAGGTACGATGTTATCGGAAAATATCAATAACTTAAATTCGGTAATTGGTAGTGCAAACTATGATATTGGACACGTTTTTAGTACTGGTGGAGGTGGAGTTGCCTACTTGGGAGTTCCATGTAGTTCTTTTAAAGGTGGGGGTGTAACCGGCTCTGGAGCACCCATTGGCGACGCTTTTGATATTGATTATGTAGCACACGAAATGGGACATCAATTTGGCGGAAATCATACCCAAAATAACAATTGCAATCGTAATTCAACTACCGCATTTGAGCCTGGAAGTGGCTACAGTATTATGGGTTATGCTGGTATTTGTTCACCAAATGTTCAAAATAATAGCGATGCTCACTTTCACGGAGGAAGTTTAAGCGAAATGCTCACTTTTATTACAGGCTCGGGAAATTCTTGTGCCACAAAACCCGCCTATACGAATGCAAAACCAACAATTAATTCCAACACAGCAAGTCAAACAATTCCCAAAAGCACCCCATTTATGCTTTCAGGACTTGCAACTGACCCCGACGGGAACGCTTCTTTAACTTATTGTTGGGATCAAATGGATACGCAAGTAGCTACACAACCGCCCGTTGGAACAGCAACTGGAGGCCCAAGTTTTAGAGGTTTTTCTCCTGTAAGTAGCGGTACTCGCTACTTTCCAAAGCTGAGTGATTTAGTAGCTAATGTTTCACCAACTTGGGAAGTTTTACCAACAGTTGCACGCACACTTAATTTTAGATTAGTTGTTCGGGATAATGCCACTGGTGGTGGCACAAATGACCGTGTTGATATTGTTTTGACAGTTGATGGAACCGCAGGGCCATTCGTTGTGAATTCACCCAATACAACTGGAATTAGTTATACAGGTTTTAGTACTCAAACAGTTACATGGGCAGTTGCAAGTACTGATATAGCTCCGATTAGCTGTACAAACGTTGACATCTTACTCTCAACCGATGGGGGGCTGACCTACCCAACCACACTTGCATCTAATGTACCAAATAATGGTTCTGCTAGTGTTACAATGCCAAACATTAATACAACTACTGCACGAATAATGGTAAAAGGCACAGGCAAAGCTTTTTTTGATATCTCCAACAATAATTTTTCAATTACACCATGTACTGCTCCAAACTCACCTACTGGTGTATCAGTAAGTAGTACAAATATTTGTTCAGGAACAGCTATTACATTAAATGCTACTTGTGCAACTGGAACCGTTTCATGGTACAGTGACTTAGCAGGAAGTGATTTGCTTGGAACTGGAACTGGGTTCAGCCAATCACCGATTGCCAATAAAACCTATTATGCTGCTTGTGTAGCTTTAAACTGTCCCAGTAGTAGAGTAGCAACAAACCAAGTAAATGTAACCACTCAACCTAGTATTCCAACTAACGTTTCGGTTAGCTCGACAAGTATCTGTTCTGGTACTGCCGTTTCTTTAAATGCAACCTGCACCGTTGGTACAGTTACTTGGTATAATTCCTCTACTGCAGTTAGTGCTCTTGGTACTGGAACAGGATTCTTACAATCACCTGCAAGTAATATCACTTATTACTCCGCATGTGAAAATGGTAGTTGTAAAAGTACGAGAGTGGCAACAAATCAAGTAAATGTAACCACTCAACCCACTACCCCTACAAATGTAGCGGTAAATGCTTCAAGCATTTGCCCGGGGACTGCCGTTACATTGACCGCCAATTGCTCTGTTGGTACTGTTACGTGGTACAATTCAGCTACTGGAAACACTGTTTTGGGTACTGGAACTGGGTTTTCAAACTCACCAGCGAGTGCAACGACCTATTATTCCTCATGTGAAAACGGTAGTTGTAAAAGTACAAGAATAGCTACGAGCCAGGTAATTCTTGCACCGACTTCTTCTACACTTACCTCAAATTTTTCGTCGGGTACAAATGCCATTCAAACAATACAAACAATTATTGCAACTAATAAAATTATTTCGCCAGCAAAAACCACCTATAAGGCAGGCAATTCTATTTCATTAAATAATGGATTTGAAGCACAAAATGGCAGTGTATTTTTAGCACAAATTCAAGGGTGTAGTAACTAA
- a CDS encoding amidophosphoribosyltransferase, which translates to MSDAIKHECGIALVRLRKPLQYYIDKYGTPLYGIQRLYVLMEKQSNRGQDGAGVGNVKLDVPPGHRYISRYRSVENRPVVDIFSKINEKYKEVLRNNPDKFKNAQWLQENLAYSGEVWLGHLRYGTHGKNEIENCHPMLRQSNWRSRNMLVAGNFNMTNAEELFRKLIKLGQHPKDTGDTVTVMEKIGHFLDEENQRVFDRFKGIYENPALSDIIEDNMDLPRVLHRACRDFDGGYAMAGVTGFGAAFVVRDPAGIRPAYYWANDEVVIVASEKPAIKAAFNANYEDIKEVQPGNALIIDKHGEYNEFQIMKPLERKSCSFERIYFSRGSDPQIYEERKKLGQLLIPQILQEINYDLENTVFSYIPNTAESAFFGMVEGLEQYLADWRLKRITDGNLSSEEIKKVLSFRPRIEKLVSKDVKLRTFITNDDERDEMVSHVYEMTHEVIRKGIDTVVLIDDSIVRGTTLEKSILKMLDRLGPKKVIIVSSAPQIRYPDCYGIDMSKMKEFVAFRAMLELLRENGIEYLKQEVYAQSVGALQTDNAYDENFVKQLYDKFTDEEISQKIAQIVTPETMKAEVAMIYQTVENLHKACPGHLGDWYFTGNYPTRGGNRVVNRAFVNFMEGKLVRAY; encoded by the coding sequence CATCCAACGACTTTATGTTTTGATGGAAAAACAATCAAATCGTGGTCAGGATGGAGCAGGCGTAGGAAATGTAAAACTAGATGTACCTCCGGGGCATCGTTACATTAGCCGCTATCGTTCAGTTGAAAATCGTCCAGTAGTCGATATTTTCAGCAAAATCAATGAAAAATACAAGGAGGTTCTTCGTAACAATCCTGATAAGTTTAAAAACGCTCAGTGGTTACAAGAAAATTTGGCGTATTCGGGTGAGGTTTGGTTAGGGCACCTACGATATGGTACTCATGGCAAAAACGAAATTGAAAACTGTCACCCAATGTTACGTCAGAGCAACTGGCGTAGCCGAAATATGTTGGTAGCAGGAAACTTTAATATGACCAATGCCGAAGAACTTTTCCGTAAATTGATAAAACTCGGGCAACATCCAAAAGATACAGGTGATACAGTAACGGTCATGGAAAAAATTGGTCACTTCCTCGACGAAGAAAACCAAAGAGTATTCGACCGTTTCAAAGGAATCTACGAAAACCCCGCACTTTCTGATATTATCGAAGATAACATGGATTTGCCACGCGTATTACACCGTGCTTGTCGTGATTTCGATGGCGGTTATGCTATGGCGGGAGTAACTGGTTTTGGAGCGGCATTTGTGGTTCGTGACCCAGCGGGTATTCGTCCGGCATACTACTGGGCGAATGATGAAGTGGTAATTGTGGCTTCAGAAAAACCAGCAATCAAAGCAGCTTTTAATGCAAATTATGAAGATATCAAGGAAGTTCAACCAGGAAATGCCTTGATTATTGATAAACACGGTGAATACAATGAGTTTCAGATTATGAAACCTTTGGAGCGAAAATCTTGTAGTTTCGAGCGTATATATTTCTCTCGTGGTTCAGACCCACAAATTTATGAGGAACGTAAGAAATTAGGGCAATTATTGATTCCACAGATTTTACAGGAAATCAATTATGATTTAGAAAATACTGTTTTCTCATACATACCAAACACGGCCGAGAGTGCATTCTTTGGTATGGTGGAAGGATTGGAACAATATTTAGCTGATTGGCGATTAAAACGAATTACGGATGGTAATTTATCTTCGGAAGAAATCAAAAAAGTACTTTCTTTCCGTCCAAGAATCGAAAAATTAGTGTCGAAAGATGTGAAACTTCGTACCTTTATCACCAACGATGATGAACGCGATGAAATGGTTTCACATGTTTATGAAATGACCCACGAAGTAATTCGTAAAGGAATTGATACAGTTGTATTGATTGATGATTCAATTGTAAGAGGAACTACCCTTGAGAAGAGTATCTTGAAGATGCTCGACCGTTTAGGTCCGAAGAAGGTAATCATCGTATCTTCTGCACCACAAATCCGATACCCAGATTGTTATGGAATTGATATGTCGAAGATGAAAGAATTTGTTGCATTTAGAGCAATGCTTGAACTTCTTCGTGAAAACGGCATTGAATATCTGAAGCAAGAAGTGTATGCTCAAAGTGTTGGTGCATTACAAACAGATAATGCATATGATGAGAATTTCGTAAAACAACTTTATGATAAATTTACTGATGAAGAAATTTCTCAGAAAATTGCTCAAATAGTTACTCCAGAAACCATGAAAGCTGAAGTGGCTATGATTTATCAAACAGTTGAGAATTTACATAAAGCATGCCCTGGCCATTTAGGAGATTGGTATTTTACTGGTAATTACCCAACCCGAGGTGGAAATAGAGTTGTTAATCGTGCATTTGTTAACTTTATGGAAGGCAAGCTAGTGAGAGCTTACTAA
- a CDS encoding 4-hydroxyproline epimerase has translation MTKSFFCIDAHTCGNPVRLVAGGGPNLEGKNMSEKRQHFLREYDWIRKGLMFEPRGHDMMSGSILYPPHDPENDVAVLFIETSGCLPMCGHGTIGTITIAIEHGLIQPKKPGFVRMEAPAGLVLIEYKQEGNKVKSVKLTNVASFLAAENIEVECPDLGTLKVDVAYGGNFYAIVDVQENFPGLEHFKADQLIAWARVLRERINEKHTFVHPDNPTINGLSHIEWTGKVIDPTSTARNAVFYGDKAIDRSPCGTGTSARMAQWAAKGKLKAGDEFIHESIIGSKFIGRIEGTTKVGNIDAIYPSIEGWARIYGNNTITIDDQDDPYAFGFQVI, from the coding sequence ATGACAAAATCATTCTTCTGTATTGATGCTCATACTTGCGGTAATCCTGTACGTTTAGTGGCAGGTGGTGGCCCCAATTTAGAGGGTAAAAATATGTCGGAAAAACGTCAGCATTTTCTACGAGAATATGACTGGATTCGTAAAGGTTTAATGTTTGAACCTCGCGGGCATGATATGATGTCGGGAAGTATTTTATACCCACCCCATGACCCCGAAAATGATGTTGCAGTACTTTTCATCGAAACATCGGGTTGCCTTCCAATGTGCGGGCACGGCACGATTGGTACGATTACAATAGCCATCGAACATGGACTAATTCAACCTAAAAAGCCAGGTTTTGTTCGAATGGAAGCACCAGCGGGCTTAGTTCTAATTGAGTATAAGCAAGAAGGCAACAAAGTAAAATCAGTTAAATTGACCAATGTTGCGTCATTTTTGGCTGCAGAAAATATTGAAGTCGAATGTCCAGATTTGGGAACGTTAAAAGTTGATGTAGCTTATGGTGGAAACTTCTACGCCATTGTTGATGTACAGGAAAACTTCCCGGGTTTAGAACATTTTAAAGCTGACCAATTAATTGCTTGGGCAAGAGTTCTACGCGAAAGAATCAATGAAAAACATACTTTTGTTCACCCTGATAATCCGACAATCAATGGCTTAAGTCATATTGAATGGACAGGAAAAGTAATTGACCCTACTTCAACTGCTCGAAATGCAGTATTTTATGGCGATAAGGCGATAGACCGTTCGCCTTGTGGCACCGGGACTTCGGCTCGCATGGCACAATGGGCAGCCAAAGGCAAACTCAAAGCTGGCGATGAATTTATTCATGAAAGCATCATTGGTAGCAAGTTTATCGGTCGAATTGAAGGAACAACAAAAGTGGGGAATATTGATGCAATCTATCCAAGTATCGAAGGTTGGGCAAGAATTTATGGTAATAATACCATAACTATTGATGACCAAGATGACCCCTATGCATTTGGTTTTCAGGTGATTTAA